ACATTAGCTAATGTAATATTAGATAGGTTATTAGACCATTGTAATGTTATTAATATTAATGGTAAATCTTATAGAGTTAGAGATTATTATCAAGAATAAGAACGACATTCTTATTTTGACAAAATACGACATTTTTATATTGGAAATAACACACTTTTCAGTTGTTCGGAAAAAGCGAACAACTCATATTTAATTGTGTAGGTGATATTATGGATATTTTAATGAACTTTAGAGATGTGTTCTCTAGTTTTTCTTTTACAGATCATATTTTTATAGCTGGAGGTAATGGTTCCGGGAAAAGTTTAATATATAAATTTATGATATCAGGCTTTGATGGTAAAGAAAAAGAAAAGTTTTTAGTTGATGGGACACAAGTCAAAAAGAGGCAATGTATTGCATTAGGTATATCAAGAGATGATACTTTAGATGAAGAATTAAAAATGACATCAAAATCTTATTTGTATTCTAGAATTGAAACTTTTAGAGAATATATTAATGAGGAAAAATTAGTAAATTCTATTAATGAATATTATGAGTCTGTAAAAGATCTAATAGAAGAAGATGTATTTTGTTTATCTAATCTTAAAATTAATTTTGACATAGAAAAAATAACTTCAAATATTTTTAAATCAATAGAGTATAAATTGGATAATGTAAACTTTTCTGAATTGTCAACAAGTGAAAAAGTAAATGTACAACTTGAAATGTATTTAAATAGGTTAACAGATATTAATGATAATACTTTTTTATTAATAGATGATTTTGATACAATTTACATTAAAAATATTTTTTTTGAAAAATTAGAATATATTATTTCAAAAACTAAAGAACTAAACACTAAGTGTATTTTTTTTGTAAAAAATGAAGATATCATATTTAAATTAGTTAATGAAGGATATGATGTAAAATTTATTAGAGAAAATAAATTGATTGATTTACCAAATTATGAAAATTTTATTGATGAAATATATCTTTATTCAGAAGATGAGATAAAAAGAAAAGTTGAAAAAATAAAAAAAGAAAAAGAATACACTATTATTTCTGAGTTATTAAAATAAAAAAAGCTGCTTAAGGCAGCCAATCTTACGATCTGTAATCTTAATACAGAGTCTTAAGTAAACTTGAATAATGTGAATTTTGTTAGTTTACATTAATATTATATCTCTATTTTTCAAAAAGTCAAGAGATATTTATAAAAAAAATGTCCCACATTTCGAGAAATTTGATTAACTAAATCTATCTCAAACACTGATAAATATTAGTGTTTTTTTGTCAAATATTTTTAAAAAGTAACGAACAATTCAGTATAATTATGATATGATATAAATAAAAAGAGGTTTTGTATATAGAACATGTACCAATAAACTGGACACAAATTTTTAAAATATGCATTTTATAGATTTAAGGAATTATTTCTAATTTGATTAGGAGTAGTTCCTTTTAAATTTATCCTAACATTATTGTAAAAATATATATAATCTTCTATTGTTTTTATTGCTTCTTCTTTAGTCTTAAATCTATCCTTTAATAATGGATTGTAATAGCATTCAGACTTAAATATACCCCAAAATGATTCAATAGGTGTATTATCAGGACAATGTCCAGGTCTATTCATACTGTGTTTCATTTCTTTTATTATCTGTTTAAATCCATATGAAGTATATTGAAATCCTCTATCACTTTGTAATGTTATATTTGATAAGTCTATATCATTATTATTAATAAAATCTTTAAAATTATTAAATACAAGCTCATTATTGTTATTATTTCCAATATTGTATGTTATTAATGATTTAGAATGCATATCTATTATACCACTTAAATAGATTTTACCTTCTCCTGTATTAATCTCTGTTACATCAGTTGATATCTTCTCATTATCTTTATTTGTACTAAAGTCTCTTCTTAATATATTTTCAACTATATATTCTTCACTAGATTTCTTAAATCTTTTCTTCTTAGCTCTAATAACACAAACTACATCTTCTTCTATCATTAAATTTAGAATTAAGTCTTTTATTAACTGCTATAGTCATTCTCTTTCTACCATATGTATAATTTACTTCTTTTCCTATCGTTTTAATAGTCTCTACAAGTTCTATATCTTTTTCAATATCTTTAGTATTAAGATAATTGTAATATGAACTTCTATTAAGCTCTAGTACATTACATATATATTTAATATTATACTTAGATTTTAATGCATCTACTGTAAGATATTTAGCTAGTATTTCTTTTTCTTCAAACCTTCTAGGATCTCTTCGTTTTTTTTTAATATCTCAAGCTCTGCTTTTAGTATTTCATTCTCTTTTTCTTTAAGCTTAAGTAATATTTCATATCTTTCTTTTTCTGATTTTGCATTATTTAAATCAAGAGTTGCTCCATATTTCTCATACTTTAAAACCCATGAATAAAGATTTGAATAACTTACTCCATATTTAACACATATTTCTTTGTAATTCTTTCCATTTTCAATACATTCTTTTGCAATATTTTGTTTTGTTTCTTTACTTAGTTTAGGACTTCTCATAGAGTATATCTCTCCTTTAGGTAAATAGGCTTTAATATTTCCTTCATTATACTCTTTAATCCATCTTTTTACAAGACTATGTGAAATTAAATATTCTATAGTTAAACTAGTAATACTAGCTCCATCTAAATATTCTTTTACAAGCCTAACTTTAAACTCTTTTGTATAACTTCTATTTCTAGATCCTACTTCTTTAAGTCCATATTCACCGTGTCTTTTAAATCTTGAAATCATTAATTGAATTTTACTTCTAGCATAAATATATTTTTTTGATAATAAAGTTAATGAGATGTCTTCTTCTAAGTATTCTTTAACAATTTGTAATCTTTCTTCAAAACTTAATTTACTTTTTCTTCTCATAAAAAAATGTACCTCCAAACTTTTTCACTTTTCTGTGTCCAGTTTATTGGTACATGTTCTAAAAAAACTTACCCTCTGTATTGACACGCTGTAAAATACAGTTATAATATATTAAGTTATTTACAAATTAAATATCATAAGAGTCTTTGAAATAAAAGTAAATTTGAATGAATTTACAGACTTATTTCAATACTCTTGTACATGTTCTTACTCTCATATCAAAAAAGTTAAATTCAAGATTATGCACTTACTTCTTTAAGTTTGTATAAATTTATATTTTCTCTATTTTTTCTAATATCATTTATATATTTTCTTAAATTAAACCCTAAAGCATACATTGCAAATTCTAGCTTAGTTCTTTCTAAACCTTTTCTTCTAAATCTATCATAAT
This sequence is a window from Streptobacillus canis. Protein-coding genes within it:
- a CDS encoding ATP-binding protein; translation: TLANVILDRLLDHCNVININGKSYRVRDYYQE
- a CDS encoding ATP-binding cassette domain-containing protein, whose protein sequence is MDILMNFRDVFSSFSFTDHIFIAGGNGSGKSLIYKFMISGFDGKEKEKFLVDGTQVKKRQCIALGISRDDTLDEELKMTSKSYLYSRIETFREYINEEKLVNSINEYYESVKDLIEEDVFCLSNLKINFDIEKITSNIFKSIEYKLDNVNFSELSTSEKVNVQLEMYLNRLTDINDNTFLLIDDFDTIYIKNIFFEKLEYIISKTKELNTKCIFFVKNEDIIFKLVNEGYDVKFIRENKLIDLPNYENFIDEIYLYSEDEIKRKVEKIKKEKEYTIISELLK
- a CDS encoding IS3 family transposase encodes the protein MIEEDVVCVIRAKKKRFKKSSEEYIVENILRRDFSTNKDNEKISTDVTEINTGEGKIYLSGIIDMHSKSLITYNIGNNNNNELVFNNFKDFINNNDIDLSNITLQSDRGFQYTSYGFKQIIKEMKHSMNRPGHCPDNTPIESFWGIFKSECYYNPLLKDRFKTKEEAIKTIEDYIYFYNNVRINLKGTTPNQIRNNSLNL
- a CDS encoding helix-turn-helix domain-containing protein, whose translation is MRRKSKLSFEERLQIVKEYLEEDISLTLLSKKYIYARSKIQLMISRFKRHGEYGLKEVGSRNRSYTKEFKVRLVKEYLDGASITSLTIEYLISHSLVKRWIKEYNEGNIKAYLPKGEIYSMRSPKLSKETKQNIAKECIENGKNYKEICVKYGVSYSNLYSWVLKYEKYGATLDLNNAKSEKERYEILLKLKEKENEILKAELEILKKNEEILEGLKKKKY